Proteins co-encoded in one Corynebacterium lujinxingii genomic window:
- a CDS encoding GntR family transcriptional regulator produces MLAHNVSAEIRRAISRGEFAPGQKLNEVALAERFGVSRNTLREAFAMLTSEGLCERIPNRGVFLATPSAEFITDTFRARAAIEPAALLWGTDLDVDRLEELNAEGRVAIEEEDDDLFIAVNQAFHHVVLSSMGSKTLGDTMDQLDAFLRLATLPILERDPSFNRRFIEVNERIVELLRNDDRQGASDFLQQQLLELSTEIIDMLERINNGEVG; encoded by the coding sequence ATGCTTGCTCATAACGTTTCCGCCGAAATCCGCAGAGCGATTTCGCGCGGCGAGTTTGCCCCCGGGCAAAAGCTCAACGAGGTCGCCCTCGCCGAGCGCTTCGGGGTTTCTCGCAACACGTTGCGCGAAGCCTTCGCGATGTTGACCTCAGAGGGGCTGTGCGAGCGCATCCCCAACCGCGGCGTGTTCCTGGCCACCCCCTCGGCGGAGTTCATCACCGACACCTTCCGCGCCCGCGCCGCGATCGAGCCCGCCGCGCTGTTGTGGGGCACCGACCTGGACGTCGACCGCCTCGAGGAGCTCAACGCCGAAGGCCGCGTCGCCATCGAAGAAGAGGACGACGACCTGTTCATCGCCGTCAACCAGGCATTCCACCACGTGGTGCTGTCGTCGATGGGTTCGAAAACACTCGGCGACACGATGGACCAGCTCGACGCGTTCCTCCGCCTGGCCACCCTGCCGATCCTGGAGCGCGACCCGTCGTTCAACCGCCGCTTCATCGAGGTCAACGAGCGCATTGTGGAGCTGTTGCGCAACGACGACCGCCAGGGCGCCTCGGACTTCCTCCAGCAACAGCTCCTCGAACTCAGCACCGAGATCATCGATATGCTCGAACGGATCAACAACGGAGAGGTGGGTTAA
- a CDS encoding DNA-3-methyladenine glycosylase, which produces MIDFTQTADVVAPQLLGCLITHNGVTVRLTEVEAYLGADDPAAHTYNGKTARNAAMFGPPGRLYVYFSYGIHHNGNIVCAPEGVGQGCLMRGGEVVAGEALARERRQRPDRALIPFENLARGPGNLGQALGLGLGDNGTPVEITPRTHEPEWVAGPRIGISKNADAPWRFWIPRDKTVSTPRGYPR; this is translated from the coding sequence ATGATCGACTTCACGCAAACCGCCGACGTCGTCGCGCCGCAACTGCTCGGGTGTTTGATCACCCACAACGGGGTCACGGTGCGACTGACCGAGGTCGAGGCGTACCTCGGCGCGGACGACCCTGCCGCGCACACCTACAACGGCAAAACCGCCCGCAACGCGGCCATGTTCGGCCCGCCCGGGCGGCTTTACGTCTACTTCTCCTACGGCATTCACCACAACGGCAACATCGTCTGCGCGCCGGAAGGTGTCGGCCAGGGCTGTCTCATGCGCGGCGGCGAGGTCGTCGCGGGCGAGGCGCTGGCACGCGAGCGCCGGCAACGGCCCGACCGCGCGCTCATCCCGTTTGAGAACCTGGCCCGCGGGCCCGGCAACTTAGGCCAGGCGCTCGGGCTGGGGTTGGGCGACAACGGCACGCCGGTGGAGATCACCCCGCGCACCCACGAGCCGGAGTGGGTCGCAGGCCCGCGCATCGGGATTTCCAAAAACGCCGACGCGCCGTGGCGGTTTTGGATCCCGCGCGATAAGACGGTCTCCACCCCGCGCGGGTACCCTCGCTAG
- a CDS encoding HAD family hydrolase, producing MHRLIALDMDGTLLDPQGRVPESFWPLYDDATAQGVTLTPASGRQLATLRQMFPACETFIAENGSVVWHAGGVVSTTPLDDDAARRLIDALDDAPFPAHVVVCSPTVAATLALPEAVDREVDKYYASRTTVTRLADATGPVIKIAIYVDTDAERDGYAWVRDHAPELRVVVSGKHWIDVMAPEADKGHALEQLAGALGVDMSDTAAFGDYLNDLGMVRAAGYGVAMGNAHEDVKKAADEVVGTNADNAVVEKLRQWLQ from the coding sequence ATGCACCGTTTGATCGCACTCGACATGGACGGCACGCTCCTCGACCCGCAGGGGCGCGTGCCCGAGAGCTTTTGGCCACTTTACGACGACGCCACCGCCCAAGGCGTCACCCTCACCCCCGCCTCCGGGCGGCAGTTGGCGACCCTGCGGCAGATGTTTCCCGCGTGCGAGACGTTCATCGCGGAAAACGGCTCGGTGGTGTGGCACGCGGGCGGGGTGGTCTCCACAACACCGCTTGACGACGACGCCGCGCGCCGCCTCATCGACGCCCTCGACGACGCGCCGTTTCCGGCCCACGTGGTGGTCTGCTCCCCCACCGTGGCCGCCACGCTCGCGCTGCCGGAGGCGGTGGACCGGGAAGTGGACAAGTACTACGCGTCGCGCACCACGGTGACGCGGCTTGCCGACGCCACCGGCCCAGTCATCAAGATCGCCATCTACGTGGACACCGACGCCGAGCGCGACGGCTACGCGTGGGTGCGCGATCACGCCCCGGAGCTTCGGGTGGTGGTCAGCGGCAAGCACTGGATTGACGTCATGGCACCCGAAGCCGACAAGGGCCACGCGCTCGAGCAACTCGCAGGTGCGCTCGGGGTGGACATGTCGGACACGGCCGCGTTCGGCGACTACCTCAACGACCTCGGCATGGTGCGCGCCGCCGGCTACGGCGTGGCGATGGGCAACGCGCACGAGGACGTCAAGAAGGCCGCGGATGAGGTGGTGGGCACGAATGCCGACAACGCGGTCGTCGAAAAGCTAAGGCAGTGGTTGCAATGA
- the ppk2 gene encoding polyphosphate kinase 2, with protein MSQAKKPPKLSREAYEKELLRLQAELVAMQQWVVENGERVVIVMEGRDAAGKGSAIKRITQYLNPRQCRVEALPKPTDREAGQWYFQRYVEKLPTAGEIVIFDRSWYNRAGVERVMGFATSQEYRRFLHQAPIFERLLVEDGIMLRKYWFSVSDEEQYKRFQSRRNDPLRQWKLSPMDLESITKWEEYSRAKDEMFVHTDIPSAPWYTVESEDKKRSRINVISHLLSTIPYEHITPDLPEIPDRPEITDYERPPRDEFRYVPDVAAKLERGKQKKKKKKKKD; from the coding sequence ATGAGCCAAGCCAAGAAGCCGCCGAAGTTGTCCCGCGAGGCCTACGAAAAGGAGTTGCTGCGTCTGCAGGCCGAGTTGGTCGCGATGCAGCAGTGGGTCGTCGAAAATGGCGAGCGCGTGGTCATCGTCATGGAGGGCCGCGACGCCGCCGGCAAGGGCTCCGCGATCAAGCGCATCACCCAGTACTTGAACCCGCGCCAGTGCCGTGTAGAGGCGCTGCCGAAGCCGACGGACCGCGAGGCCGGCCAGTGGTACTTCCAGCGCTACGTGGAAAAGCTGCCCACCGCAGGCGAGATCGTCATTTTTGACCGCTCCTGGTACAACCGCGCCGGTGTGGAGCGCGTGATGGGGTTTGCCACCTCCCAGGAGTACCGCCGCTTCTTGCACCAGGCGCCGATCTTCGAGCGCCTGCTCGTCGAAGACGGCATCATGCTGCGCAAGTACTGGTTCTCCGTCTCAGACGAGGAGCAGTACAAGCGGTTCCAGTCGCGCCGCAACGACCCGCTGCGCCAGTGGAAGCTCTCGCCGATGGATTTAGAGTCCATCACCAAGTGGGAGGAGTACTCCCGCGCCAAGGACGAGATGTTCGTCCACACCGACATTCCGTCGGCGCCGTGGTACACGGTGGAAAGCGAGGACAAGAAGCGCTCGCGCATCAATGTCATCTCGCACCTTTTGTCCACGATTCCGTACGAGCACATCACCCCGGACTTGCCGGAGATCCCGGATCGGCCGGAGATTACCGACTACGAGCGCCCGCCTCGCGACGAGTTCCGCTACGTCCCGGACGTGGCCGCGAAGTTGGAGCGCGGAAAGCAGAAGAAAAAGAAGAAGAAAAAGAAGGACTAG
- a CDS encoding 3-hydroxyisobutyryl-CoA hydrolase encodes MTEFVKTDVRGTTGVITLDRPKALNSLNPEMARAIDETLKRWRGDDTISQVVIQSSAKHFCSGGDVRAAREGVLEGRLDDVDRFFSEEYAMNVDIANYPKPYIALCSGVIMGGGMGVAAHGSHMVATEGAFASMPEMNIGFITDVGMSWLFQNLPKRPSLALGKFLALTGYRLTPDDMLATGLATHKVASLEGVLDGVVEKGPAYLDEIALEPGESALASLYDDIEAAFQGTWPEISSRLTGEFGDKVAELTKQASPSSLVAATELFHANASHDLAAAIDNERRLAAVMVREPDFAEGVRAVLVDKDQSPNFAPQPEPGKYRDVLRN; translated from the coding sequence ATGACTGAGTTCGTGAAAACCGATGTCCGCGGCACCACCGGTGTGATCACGCTCGATCGGCCGAAGGCGCTCAACTCGCTCAACCCGGAGATGGCGCGTGCCATCGACGAGACGCTGAAGCGCTGGCGTGGCGACGACACCATTTCCCAAGTCGTCATCCAATCGTCGGCGAAGCACTTCTGCTCCGGCGGCGACGTGCGCGCGGCACGGGAGGGGGTGCTCGAGGGGCGTTTGGACGACGTCGACCGGTTCTTCAGCGAGGAGTACGCGATGAACGTGGACATCGCGAACTACCCCAAGCCGTATATCGCGCTGTGTAGCGGCGTGATCATGGGCGGCGGCATGGGGGTTGCAGCCCACGGTTCGCACATGGTGGCCACCGAGGGCGCGTTTGCCTCCATGCCGGAGATGAACATCGGGTTTATCACCGACGTCGGCATGTCGTGGCTGTTTCAAAACCTGCCGAAGCGCCCGTCGCTGGCGCTGGGGAAGTTCCTCGCGCTGACCGGCTACCGGCTTACCCCCGACGACATGCTTGCCACCGGCCTTGCCACCCACAAGGTGGCCTCGCTCGAGGGGGTGCTTGACGGTGTCGTCGAGAAGGGGCCGGCGTACCTCGACGAGATCGCGCTTGAACCGGGCGAATCCGCGCTTGCGTCGCTTTACGACGACATCGAGGCCGCCTTCCAAGGCACCTGGCCCGAAATTTCGTCGCGTTTGACCGGCGAATTCGGCGACAAGGTGGCGGAGCTAACCAAACAGGCGTCGCCGTCGTCGCTGGTCGCAGCCACTGAGCTGTTCCACGCGAACGCCTCGCACGACCTCGCCGCAGCCATCGACAACGAGCGCCGCTTGGCCGCCGTAATGGTGCGCGAACCCGACTTCGCCGAAGGGGTGCGCGCGGTGCTGGTGGACAAGGACCAGTCCCCGAACTTCGCCCCGCAGCCAGAACCCGGCAAGTACCGGGACGTCCTGCGCAATTAG
- a CDS encoding histidine-type phosphatase, giving the protein MSSFKYDDLAGQMLTAAKERGQLTELGERLIPQVEAMSKANRELTGPGEGGYGNLTAFGRAELNGIGERNARRNAELFDAIDREKHSISFLSSGEDRAIESGWYFGSGLLETNPELTDNLTYGTADGHVELEPRRDLLYAHKDKTAPSYEAYKAWADSDVLEEKVEQAYAKPASREAATSLLGKIFAPEFIDAIDNGTLTFVGVEKKDKTVEGIVDAALQFYNLYIIAPAMEEEPAKPAEGWIFDEYMDESDGPTFAYLLDVEDYYEKGPAIEGQTVSYDNFAPLLDHMLDGVRERAEGGDTAAEFRFGHAETIVPLAALLKLPGSEKGVPANQVMDYSNSSWRGDKVAPMGANIQWDAFQNDNDDTIVRMLYNEAEVPFHSGCVPIEEGSMFYTLDELEDCLPLGATSDHAKARLTETATPVPAPETSSSKMGAPEVIAIAVAAFFSVWALLGLGGQVITQLMPR; this is encoded by the coding sequence TTGTCTTCATTCAAGTACGACGACCTCGCCGGCCAGATGCTCACCGCCGCGAAAGAACGCGGTCAGCTCACGGAACTCGGCGAACGCCTCATCCCGCAGGTCGAGGCGATGAGCAAAGCTAACCGCGAACTGACCGGTCCGGGTGAAGGCGGCTACGGCAACCTCACTGCCTTCGGTCGCGCCGAGTTGAACGGCATCGGCGAGCGCAACGCGCGGCGCAACGCGGAACTGTTCGACGCTATCGACCGCGAAAAGCACTCCATTAGTTTTCTGTCCTCCGGTGAGGACCGCGCGATTGAATCCGGCTGGTACTTCGGCAGCGGCTTGCTTGAAACCAATCCGGAACTTACCGACAACCTCACGTACGGTACGGCCGACGGCCATGTAGAGCTCGAGCCCCGCCGAGACCTCCTCTACGCGCACAAGGACAAAACCGCGCCGAGCTACGAGGCATATAAAGCGTGGGCCGACAGCGACGTACTCGAAGAAAAGGTGGAGCAAGCCTACGCAAAACCCGCATCCCGCGAGGCGGCCACGAGCCTACTGGGAAAGATTTTCGCGCCGGAGTTCATCGACGCGATCGATAACGGCACCCTGACGTTCGTCGGCGTTGAGAAGAAAGACAAGACCGTTGAGGGCATCGTGGATGCCGCCCTGCAGTTCTACAACCTTTACATCATTGCCCCAGCCATGGAGGAAGAGCCGGCGAAGCCCGCCGAAGGTTGGATCTTCGACGAATACATGGATGAGTCCGACGGCCCGACATTCGCATACCTTCTCGATGTCGAGGACTACTACGAGAAGGGCCCAGCCATTGAGGGCCAGACCGTCTCTTACGACAACTTCGCGCCACTGCTCGACCACATGCTCGACGGTGTGCGCGAGCGCGCTGAGGGCGGTGACACCGCGGCCGAGTTCCGTTTCGGCCACGCGGAGACCATCGTTCCGCTAGCGGCGTTATTGAAACTGCCGGGCTCGGAGAAGGGCGTGCCGGCGAACCAGGTCATGGACTACTCCAACTCCTCGTGGCGTGGCGACAAGGTCGCACCGATGGGAGCGAACATTCAATGGGACGCGTTCCAAAACGACAACGACGACACCATCGTCCGGATGCTGTACAACGAGGCCGAAGTTCCGTTCCACTCCGGCTGCGTGCCGATCGAAGAAGGTTCGATGTTCTACACGCTCGATGAGCTTGAAGACTGTCTCCCGCTGGGCGCAACCTCAGACCACGCAAAGGCCCGCCTCACCGAGACCGCGACGCCCGTTCCGGCGCCAGAAACGTCGTCCAGCAAGATGGGCGCACCCGAAGTCATCGCGATTGCCGTCGCGGCCTTCTTCTCGGTCTGGGCTCTGCTCGGCCTTGGTGGGCAGGTCATTACGCAGCTGATGCCCCGCTAG